Proteins encoded by one window of Cheilinus undulatus linkage group 13, ASM1832078v1, whole genome shotgun sequence:
- the LOC121520229 gene encoding beta-1,3-galactosyltransferase 2-like: MDSFQQKSDEDWFYSTVRMQLSQDGPIMVKRSSARGQGCLPVLMEVTPVTCVKQQVIRAKALCLSVLFEPGLSDSDVRSDPEEEKLQEQSVVMAFLYKCFDHPDTPTTSPPSTATGFTGRLNVTSCRSDYNPHLLDRGVPPHQTRVDVGASPESRRWCRMSWLHCLFFMLVLGAFLFFFNTNVKGQPDWSSQGWTNQNVKKWWIPYQRPAPSGVRFTTKDVSPTTELITTPKNTTIPPTPPPYKPSGPYFVEYPYKYHFIINEPHKCVQQKPFLVLIVPVAPNNRAHRDIIRSTWGSERLVMDKIVELFFLLGQQSGEGTEQLQEQLLQESREHRDLIQSNFTDCYKNLTIKTMVMLEWLDSYCSGSSYAMKIDSDVFLNLPKLISMLQNAPKTNYLTGQVAREIPVLRDKRSKWYIPASVYPHPYYPPYAFGLGYVFSLDLPKKLVEASKFVRALYIEDVYLGLCMQYLHIPPTDPPGWGYFHSIPVRYSRCAYSKLIATTTDQYLDRMWAWKHFKKPGPHCRTYIGRYQGFNVHLK, from the exons ATGGACAGCTTCCAGCAGAAATCTGACGAGGACTGGTTTTACTCCACTGTTAGAATG CAGCTCAGCCAGGACGGTCCCATCATGGTGAAGAGGAGCTCTGCCAGGGGACAAGGATG TCTTCCAGTGCTCATGGAGGTCACACCTGTCACCTGTGTGAAGCAGCAGGTGATCAGAGCTAAAGCACTGTGTCT GAGTGTTCTGTTTGAACCAGGGCTCAGTGATAGTGATGTAAGGTCAGACCCAGAGGAAGAGAAGCTGCAGGAACAGAGCGTAGTCATGGCGTTTCTGTACAAA TGCTTTGACCACCCCGATACCCCCACCACATCCCCTCCCTCCACGgccaca GGtttcaccggacgactgaacgtCACGTCATGTCGCTCCGACTACAACCCTCATCTCCTCGACAGGGG TGTCCCTCCCCATCAGACCAGGGTGGATGTTGGTGCATCGCCTGAAAGCAGGAGATGGTGCAGAATGTCATGGCTTCACTGCCTCTTCTTCATGCTTGTTTTgggagcatttttatttttcttcaacacAAATGTGAAAGGACAACCCGACTGGAGCTCTCAAGGATGGACAAACCAGAACGTGAAAAAATGGTGGATTCCATACCAGAGACCAGCACCCTCTGGTGTCAGATTCACCACAAAGGATGTCTCGCCAACAACAGAGTTGATCACGACTCCTAAGAACACTACTATCCCACCAACCCCGCCCCCCTATAAACCTTCAGGACCGTACTTTGTGGAGTACCCCTACAAGTACCACTTCATCATCAATGAGCCACACAAATGTGTGCAGCAGAAACCCTTCCTGGTTCTTATTGTTCCCGTGGCGCCCAACAACAGGGCGCACCGTGACATCATCCGCAGCACGTGGGGAAGTGAGCGCCTGGTGATGGACAAAATTGTGGAGCTGTTCTTCCTGCTGGGGCAGCAGAGCGGAGAGGGTACAGAACAGCTTCAGGAACAGCTACTGCAGGAGAGCAGAGAGCACCGAGACCTGATCCAGAGCAACTTCACAGACTGCTACAAGAACCTGACCATCAAGACCATGGTGATGCTGGAATGGCTGGACTCGTACTGCTCTGGCTCCTCGTACGCCATGAAGATCGATTCAGACGTGTTTCTGAATTTGCCCAAACTCATCAGCATGCTGCAAAACGCCCCAAAGACAAACTACCTGACCGGACAAGTGGCAAGAGAAATCCCTGTCCTGAGAGACAAAAGATCCAAGTGGTACATCCCGGCGTCTGTCTACCCCCATCCCTATTACCCACCGTATGCTTTCGGCCTGGGCTACGTTTTCTCTTTGGACCTTCCTAAAAAGCTTGTGGAGGCTTCCAAGTTCGTCAGAGCTCTCTACATTGAAGACGTGTATTTAGGGCTGTGTATGCAGTACCTACACATCCCCCCCACGGACCCTCCAGGCTGGGGCTACTTTCATAGCATTCCAGTGAGGTACAGCCGCTGTGCATACTCCAAACTAATAGCCACCACAACAGATCAATACCTGGATCGTATGTGGGCTtggaaacactttaaaaaacctGGACCACACTGCAGAACCTATATAGGCAGATATCAGGGCTTCAATGttcatttgaaatga